One stretch of Oncorhynchus clarkii lewisi isolate Uvic-CL-2024 chromosome 3, UVic_Ocla_1.0, whole genome shotgun sequence DNA includes these proteins:
- the LOC139404089 gene encoding ankyrin repeat and SOCS box protein 11 has protein sequence MAGVQTEIALCSRPWRGPFHIYGGLACNSLMADLWSDRTPLHDAAYQGRLLILRTLVSQGFPVDMLTMDRVSPLHEACLGGHYACTTFLLENGANVEMVSTDGATPLFNACSSGSVACVRLILQYSPNTHAVHHLASPIHQAAKRGHRECLEVLLSHGFHIDLELPGVGTPLYTACLAQATDCVERLLQSGVDVQGGCGHDTPLHAAVLGGEVRVVELLMDYGADGSCRNSDGKTPLELAACDSTVRTTIQKRGPCTLSQLCRFCIRRSLGQARLDRTSALFLPYRLQAFLLYQ, from the exons ATGGCTGGTGTGCAGACGGAGATTGCCCTGTGCAGTCGGCCTTGGAGGGGACCCTTCCATATCTATGGTGGACTGGCATGCAACTCACTCATGGCTG ACTTGTGGTCAGACAGGACTCCTCTTCACGATGCCGCCTACCAGGGTAGACTCCTGATCCTGAGGACTCTAGTCTCACAG GGGTTTCCTGTGGACATGCTGACAATGGACAGGGTCTCTCCCCTCCACGAGGCCTGCCTCGGAGGACATTACGCCTGCACCACTTTCCTACTTGAGAATGGGGCCAAT gtGGAGATGGTATCGACTGATGGAGCCACACCCCTATTCAATGCCTGCAGCAGTGGGAGTGTTGCCTGTGTCAgactgattctacagtacagccCCAACACCCATGCtgtccatcacctggcatcacccATCCACCAGGCTGCAAAGCGAG GTCACAGGGAGTGTCTAGAGGTGTTGCTGTCCCATGGATTCCACATAGACCTGGAGCTGCCTGGTGTGGGAACCCCTTTGTACACAGCCTGTCTGGCCCAGGCCACCGACTGTGTGGAGAGACTGCTGCAATCAGGTGTTGATGTCCAGGGTGGGTGTGGTCATGACACACCATTACATGCTGCAGTGCTAGGGGGAGAAGTCAGGGTGGTGGAGCTTCTGATGGACTACGGGGCTGATGGGAGTTGTAGGAATTCAGACGGGAAGACTCCTCTGGAGCTGGCAGCTTGCGACAGTACAGTCAGAACTACAATACAGAAAAGAG gTCCCTGCACTCTTTCTCAGCTGTGTCGGTTCTGCATTCGGAGGAGTTTGGGACAGGCTCGTCTGGACAGAACATCAGCCCTCTTCCTCCCTTACAGACTCCAGGCTTTCCTGCTTTACCAGTAA